A window of the bacterium genome harbors these coding sequences:
- a CDS encoding MerR family transcriptional regulator, with protein sequence MGEAVKIPEKLYFKIGEVSDLTGVKPYVLRYWESEFNIVRPSKTPSNQRLYKRREVELILEIKRLLYEEKFTIAGAKKALVERTKPRVAPRPVAAAPRKPEDVYRQALIELRRRIVAIKELVEDR encoded by the coding sequence GTGGGCGAAGCGGTCAAAATTCCCGAGAAGCTCTACTTCAAGATCGGCGAGGTCAGCGATCTCACCGGCGTGAAGCCTTATGTGCTTCGCTATTGGGAATCCGAATTCAATATCGTCCGGCCGAGCAAGACGCCGTCCAACCAGCGCCTTTACAAGAGGCGCGAGGTGGAATTGATCCTCGAGATCAAGCGCCTGCTTTACGAAGAGAAGTTCACCATCGCCGGCGCGAAAAAAGCGCTCGTCGAGCGGACAAAGCCGCGTGTCGCGCCGCGACCGGTCGCCGCCGCTCCGCGAAAACCCGAAGACGTTTATCGTCAGGCGCTCATCGAACTGCGGCGCCG